A window from Aeromonas rivipollensis encodes these proteins:
- the atcC gene encoding cold adaptation protein AtcC: MQLVIREANEGPFLTQVLRFGAERELLSAQQLAAIKGKAVLMSLKFADKYYNKYKMHLLEQAAHDVIGVVSLGLQELSGRDTARALALLQAPEGPIKPFQKGWSMLISVSPRQTGNSLYGDVDARLLDKISSPPDVEEWQGWQEYEKALTEHNKVRLMGLIDQHFFACESDHPTMEDKLAEALLYRILCGKGSGAAPLKVKQDLKRRLAREIELDEAWYDTAHLTTQLALMLAELPADMAAALRQELSPGFVPNLLHTLGFVRQYQQQQRENASPEKLDNIEMRAGLRHPLLGWPLYHDF, from the coding sequence ATGCAACTAGTCATCCGCGAGGCCAACGAAGGCCCCTTCCTCACCCAGGTGCTGCGCTTTGGCGCCGAGCGTGAACTCCTGAGCGCCCAGCAACTTGCCGCCATCAAGGGCAAGGCGGTGCTGATGAGCCTGAAATTCGCCGACAAGTACTACAACAAGTACAAGATGCACCTGCTGGAGCAGGCAGCCCACGACGTCATCGGCGTGGTGAGCTTGGGATTGCAGGAGCTCTCCGGGCGCGACACGGCCCGGGCGCTGGCCCTGCTGCAGGCACCGGAAGGGCCCATCAAGCCGTTCCAGAAGGGCTGGTCCATGCTCATCTCCGTCAGCCCCAGGCAGACCGGCAACAGCCTCTACGGGGACGTGGATGCCAGGCTCCTGGACAAGATCTCGAGCCCTCCCGATGTGGAGGAGTGGCAAGGGTGGCAGGAGTACGAGAAGGCGCTGACCGAGCACAACAAGGTCCGCCTGATGGGGCTCATCGATCAGCACTTCTTCGCCTGCGAGAGCGATCACCCCACCATGGAAGACAAGCTGGCCGAGGCTCTGCTCTACCGCATCCTCTGCGGCAAGGGCAGCGGTGCCGCCCCCCTCAAGGTGAAGCAGGATCTCAAGCGCCGGCTTGCGCGTGAGATTGAGCTCGACGAGGCCTGGTATGACACCGCGCATCTGACCACCCAGCTTGCCCTCATGCTCGCCGAGCTGCCCGCCGACATGGCCGCCGCCCTGCGCCAGGAGCTGAGCCCGGGCTTCGTGCCCAATCTGCTGCACACCCTGGGGTTTGTGCGCCAGTACCAGCAGCAGCAAAGGGAGAACGCCTCGCCGGAGAAGCTCGACAACATCGAGATGCGCGCCGGCCTCAGACACCCCCTGCTCGGCTGGCCCCTCTACCACGACTTCTAG
- a CDS encoding protein-disulfide reductase DsbD family protein gives MSNIIKTALLLSGLLWQSMGLASDTGWLTSPQNDHAKVRLQADTRDPAAPRVLLNLQLESGWKTYWQNPGEGGIAPEILWDKPEPAAQWHWPVPERFDVSGISTQGYQGDVSLPISLTRSGGEALTGTLRLSTCSNVCILTDYPFTLALDGAAPEGFDLAYAKAMSTLPQAMPATVTLKAGYRQNQLQLTADNPQGWQDPQVFLQRLEGAEFGEPSLEVQGNTLIARIPVSDGWQGDAPDIRHQPLGLVLASGEQAWQSEVRIGEPLALPSGGRSLLWLLGAALLGGLILNLMPCVLPVLALKLGSVLQLESRERRPVRLQFLAASAGILVSFWALALMSTLLRATQGAVGWGIQFQSVWFIGFMVVVTALFCANLLGLFELRLPSNLNTRLATSGGQGLGGHFLQGCFATLLATPCSAPFLGTAVAFALGAPLGQLWLIFTALGVGMSLPWLLIAAVPRLALWLPKPGRWMGRLRTLLGLMMLGSSLWLLSLLGNHIGPFWMLILMALMLVALLLAVVWRHGIRALTLGLALGCLLGGALLLGGAFTLDGKPQQDRVDWQPLSEQAITLALAQNKRVFVDVTADWCITCKANKFNVLLQDDVQQALSAPDVVALRGDWSRPSDSIASFLRQRGSVAIPFNQIYGPGLTDGEILSPLLDRSTLLATLAQAGIAPSQGETK, from the coding sequence ATGTCAAACATCATCAAGACCGCCCTGTTGCTGAGCGGTCTGCTGTGGCAATCCATGGGATTGGCCAGCGACACCGGCTGGCTCACCAGCCCCCAGAACGATCACGCCAAGGTGCGGCTGCAAGCTGACACCCGGGATCCCGCCGCCCCCCGGGTGCTGCTCAACCTGCAGCTTGAATCCGGCTGGAAAACCTATTGGCAGAACCCGGGGGAAGGTGGCATAGCCCCCGAGATCCTCTGGGATAAGCCCGAGCCGGCGGCGCAGTGGCACTGGCCCGTGCCGGAGCGATTTGACGTCAGCGGCATCTCGACCCAGGGCTACCAGGGGGACGTCAGCCTCCCCATCAGCCTCACCCGCAGCGGCGGCGAGGCACTGACGGGCACCCTGCGCCTCTCGACCTGCAGCAACGTCTGCATCCTGACCGACTACCCCTTCACCCTGGCGCTGGATGGCGCTGCCCCTGAGGGGTTCGACCTTGCCTATGCGAAGGCGATGAGCACCCTGCCACAGGCCATGCCGGCCACTGTGACCCTCAAGGCGGGCTACCGGCAGAACCAGTTGCAACTGACCGCAGACAACCCCCAGGGCTGGCAGGATCCCCAGGTGTTTCTCCAGCGTCTGGAGGGGGCCGAATTTGGCGAGCCCAGCCTGGAGGTGCAGGGCAACACCCTGATCGCCCGCATTCCGGTCAGCGATGGCTGGCAGGGGGATGCCCCCGATATCCGTCATCAGCCACTCGGGTTGGTGCTGGCGAGCGGCGAGCAGGCCTGGCAGAGCGAGGTCCGCATAGGTGAGCCCCTGGCCCTGCCGAGCGGCGGCCGTTCGCTGCTCTGGTTGCTGGGGGCCGCCCTGCTGGGGGGGCTCATCCTCAACCTGATGCCCTGCGTGTTGCCGGTGCTGGCCCTCAAGCTGGGATCCGTGCTGCAGCTCGAGAGCCGGGAGCGCCGCCCGGTGCGCCTGCAATTCCTGGCGGCCAGTGCCGGCATCCTGGTCTCCTTCTGGGCGCTGGCGCTGATGAGCACCCTGCTGCGCGCCACCCAGGGGGCGGTCGGCTGGGGCATCCAGTTCCAGAGTGTCTGGTTTATCGGCTTCATGGTGGTGGTGACGGCGCTGTTCTGCGCCAACCTGCTGGGGCTGTTCGAGCTGCGGCTGCCGAGCAACCTCAATACCCGCCTGGCCACCAGCGGCGGTCAGGGCCTGGGGGGTCACTTCCTGCAGGGCTGCTTTGCCACCCTGCTGGCCACCCCCTGCTCCGCCCCCTTCCTCGGCACTGCGGTCGCCTTTGCCCTCGGGGCGCCGCTGGGTCAGCTCTGGCTCATCTTTACCGCGCTCGGTGTGGGCATGAGCCTGCCCTGGCTGCTCATCGCCGCCGTCCCCCGTCTCGCGCTCTGGCTGCCGAAGCCGGGTCGCTGGATGGGGCGCCTGCGCACCCTGCTCGGCCTGATGATGCTGGGCTCCAGCCTCTGGCTGCTCAGTCTGCTCGGCAACCACATCGGTCCCTTCTGGATGCTGATCCTGATGGCGCTGATGCTGGTCGCCCTGCTGCTGGCCGTCGTGTGGCGCCACGGCATACGCGCACTGACTTTGGGACTGGCACTGGGCTGCCTGCTGGGCGGGGCCCTGCTGCTCGGCGGCGCCTTCACCCTGGACGGCAAGCCCCAGCAGGACAGGGTCGACTGGCAGCCGCTCTCTGAGCAGGCCATCACGCTGGCACTGGCCCAGAACAAGCGGGTCTTCGTCGATGTGACCGCCGACTGGTGCATCACCTGCAAAGCCAACAAATTCAACGTACTGCTGCAAGATGACGTGCAGCAGGCCCTGAGCGCCCCCGATGTGGTGGCCCTACGCGGGGACTGGAGCCGCCCCTCCGACAGCATCGCCAGCTTCCTGCGCCAGCGCGGCAGCGTGGCCATTCCCTTCAACCAGATCTACGGGCCCGGCCTGACGGATGGCGAGATCCTCTCCCCCCTGCTGGACCGATCGACCCTGCTTGCCACCCTGGCGCAAGCCGGTATTGCCCCCTCTCAAGGAGAAACCAAATGA
- a CDS encoding HNH endonuclease gives MQLFFHDVGLKGANADFPKTIYSDIAISDIVAQCPVELREVISESLSKEFPTGRCNAWGVPLGAKSVIKQLTYNDVMLLIKSTGGLEEIPVLCHVKFFPKEQLLELSKFLWGSTHFPYIFFFKTQDIDLNWTQFKEDVDYLPKFRPSGNVYRVKSERLLRFGGASGYVKTLLENKYISLPPLPLSLNESGIDEEYNEGSREAREAIFFKRNKKLVLDAKKTYGYNCQICDFNFEEKYGELGSEFIECHHINPLSERNLDLPTTIEDVCVVCSNCHKMLHRTKPAIKLSELKELLSKK, from the coding sequence ATGCAGTTGTTTTTTCATGATGTAGGATTAAAAGGTGCGAACGCCGATTTCCCAAAGACTATTTATAGTGACATCGCTATATCAGACATCGTCGCGCAATGCCCTGTGGAATTAAGAGAAGTTATTAGTGAGTCTTTATCAAAAGAATTCCCAACTGGCCGATGTAATGCCTGGGGCGTTCCACTAGGAGCAAAAAGTGTCATAAAGCAGCTAACTTATAATGACGTTATGCTTCTTATAAAAAGTACCGGTGGTTTAGAAGAAATACCTGTGCTTTGTCATGTAAAGTTCTTCCCGAAAGAACAACTACTCGAACTATCCAAATTTTTATGGGGAAGCACCCATTTTCCTTATATATTTTTCTTCAAGACACAGGACATTGATTTAAATTGGACTCAATTTAAAGAAGATGTGGATTACTTACCTAAATTCAGGCCGAGTGGGAATGTTTACAGAGTTAAAAGTGAACGACTACTACGGTTTGGTGGGGCTTCTGGATATGTAAAAACCTTACTTGAAAATAAATATATATCCCTACCACCATTACCGCTGAGTTTGAATGAGTCAGGGATAGATGAAGAATATAATGAAGGAAGTAGAGAGGCTCGTGAAGCTATTTTCTTTAAAAGAAATAAGAAATTAGTTTTAGATGCAAAAAAAACCTATGGGTATAACTGCCAAATATGTGACTTTAACTTCGAAGAGAAATATGGTGAATTAGGGTCTGAATTTATTGAATGTCATCATATAAATCCTCTCTCAGAAAGGAACCTTGACCTCCCAACCACAATAGAAGATGTTTGTGTTGTTTGCTCCAACTGCCACAAAATGTTGCATAGAACCAAGCCAGCGATCAAGCTCTCAGAATTAAAAGAATTACTAAGCAAGAAATGA
- a CDS encoding copper resistance protein, producing the protein MELGPYSQRIGTLLGVQGTPATLIGNQLVPGALPYEQLEQLVKTELAKLG; encoded by the coding sequence GTGGAGCTGGGTCCATACAGTCAGCGCATCGGCACTCTGCTTGGCGTGCAAGGGACACCGGCCACATTGATCGGCAACCAGCTGGTGCCGGGCGCGCTTCCCTATGAGCAGCTCGAACAGCTCGTGAAAACTGAACTGGCGAAACTGGGGTAA
- the atcB gene encoding cold adaptation protein AtcB → MNSLIEITAIEIKELAVVEPKQASEKFELIAKTMSDEQLAEVIENIDIVTLTQINGQHDISFPSIISELMTPERIRDIVCQQPLYWEEAIKNNAEELQQHTFDFLNYLIRTQDSEAKQTEILECIAEDPAGLFYLAIPFIEFYRGDRYEDEEGFGDVLHAEEEDLEESLRYSERQQAEGTHDYPLDDPRSLLMLIREQAPEVEKAIKSLLRSENATWEGIINKFANELVMQAKEKNQVSDEYDEVDDMFSFLD, encoded by the coding sequence ATGAACAGTCTGATAGAAATTACCGCCATCGAGATCAAAGAGCTGGCCGTGGTCGAGCCCAAGCAGGCCAGCGAAAAGTTCGAGCTGATCGCCAAGACAATGTCCGACGAGCAACTGGCCGAAGTCATTGAAAACATTGATATCGTTACCCTGACCCAGATCAACGGCCAGCACGACATCTCCTTCCCGTCCATCATCTCCGAACTGATGACCCCGGAGCGGATCCGCGACATCGTCTGCCAGCAGCCTCTCTACTGGGAGGAGGCAATCAAGAACAATGCCGAGGAGCTGCAGCAGCACACTTTCGACTTCCTCAACTACCTGATCCGCACCCAGGACAGCGAGGCCAAGCAGACCGAGATCCTGGAGTGCATCGCCGAAGATCCCGCCGGGCTCTTCTACCTCGCCATCCCCTTCATCGAGTTCTACCGTGGCGATCGCTACGAAGATGAAGAGGGCTTTGGCGACGTGCTGCACGCCGAGGAGGAAGATCTCGAGGAGTCCCTGCGCTACAGCGAACGCCAACAGGCCGAGGGCACCCACGACTATCCGCTGGATGATCCGCGCAGCCTCTTGATGCTGATCCGCGAGCAGGCTCCCGAGGTGGAGAAAGCCATCAAGTCGCTGCTGCGCAGCGAGAACGCCACCTGGGAGGGGATCATCAACAAGTTCGCCAACGAGCTGGTGATGCAGGCCAAGGAGAAGAACCAGGTCAGCGACGAGTACGACGAAGTGGACGACATGTTCAGCTTCCTGGATTGA
- the atcA gene encoding cold adaptation protein AtcA, translating to MQKKWDQARLKALQSDASENIESYRDQDQPKALEQFTGKMKALLLADISMLEFMPEYLPLALYGRVQFPPKAKPQWARWLADGVQPSWDEFKVSVAFNNADLPLVKAVRAQSEDQLIEACAVLYLLDNPLPRGGRRAEDDYELQDDEDDDGEDADADYHGGDGEEDDQDMYDEVRF from the coding sequence ATGCAAAAAAAATGGGACCAGGCTCGACTCAAGGCGCTGCAAAGTGATGCCAGCGAGAACATCGAATCCTACCGGGATCAGGATCAGCCCAAGGCACTCGAGCAGTTCACCGGCAAGATGAAGGCCCTGCTGCTGGCCGACATCAGCATGCTGGAGTTCATGCCCGAATACCTGCCGCTGGCCCTCTATGGCCGGGTGCAGTTCCCGCCCAAGGCGAAGCCGCAGTGGGCCAGGTGGCTCGCCGACGGCGTACAACCCTCATGGGACGAGTTCAAGGTGTCGGTGGCCTTCAACAACGCCGATCTGCCGCTGGTCAAGGCGGTGCGGGCCCAGAGCGAAGATCAGCTGATCGAAGCCTGTGCCGTGCTCTACCTGCTGGACAACCCCCTGCCCCGCGGTGGCCGTCGTGCCGAAGACGACTACGAGTTGCAGGACGACGAAGATGACGACGGGGAAGATGCCGACGCCGACTATCATGGCGGTGATGGCGAAGAAGACGATCAGGACATGTACGACGAAGTGCGTTTCTAA
- a CDS encoding EF-hand domain-containing protein encodes MFKRYLLPLALLGGVAIAADESLDEPLMFIKGDITRAQFMERAEQRFARQDSNGDGTLSVAEREAAMAKMHEAMKQSGKAMPGKMGNMRPMQDTTKAQFMERHEAVFTKMDKNGDGVIDEAERASVKARLGQGTMSPAQ; translated from the coding sequence ATGTTCAAACGTTATCTTCTGCCTCTGGCACTGCTGGGCGGTGTCGCCATCGCGGCCGATGAGAGCCTCGATGAGCCCTTGATGTTCATCAAGGGGGACATCACCAGGGCCCAGTTCATGGAGAGAGCCGAGCAGCGCTTCGCCCGGCAAGACAGCAACGGCGATGGCACCCTGTCGGTCGCCGAGAGAGAGGCCGCCATGGCCAAGATGCATGAGGCGATGAAGCAATCGGGCAAGGCCATGCCGGGCAAGATGGGCAACATGAGGCCGATGCAGGATACGACCAAGGCGCAGTTCATGGAACGCCATGAGGCCGTCTTCACCAAGATGGACAAGAATGGCGACGGCGTGATTGACGAGGCCGAACGGGCCAGTGTCAAGGCCCGGCTCGGGCAGGGGACCATGTCACCGGCGCAATAG
- a CDS encoding protein disulfide oxidoreductase codes for MTETVTPRSRWRRWGKEALWLLLFALVITTLLDLWRSPALPEGSPLPVLTLQDGTQADLQAMSRDKLLLVYYWASWCAVCRFTTPTVDQLWQDGSNVLTVALRSGDDARLQQGMARKGLSFPTYNDEQGALAARWQVSVTPSFLIIKDGKVVSSTTGWSSRWGLQLRLLWANWQA; via the coding sequence ATGACCGAGACAGTCACCCCCAGATCCCGCTGGCGACGCTGGGGCAAGGAGGCGCTCTGGCTGCTGCTGTTTGCCCTGGTCATCACAACCCTGCTGGATCTGTGGCGCAGCCCGGCGCTGCCGGAGGGGAGCCCGCTGCCTGTGCTGACCCTGCAAGATGGCACCCAGGCCGACCTGCAGGCCATGAGCAGGGACAAGCTCCTGCTGGTCTACTACTGGGCCAGCTGGTGCGCCGTCTGCCGCTTTACCACTCCGACAGTGGATCAGCTCTGGCAAGACGGCAGTAACGTGCTGACGGTGGCGCTGCGCTCCGGCGACGATGCCCGGTTGCAGCAGGGCATGGCCAGGAAGGGGCTCAGCTTCCCGACCTACAACGATGAGCAGGGGGCGCTCGCCGCCCGCTGGCAGGTGAGCGTCACCCCCAGCTTCCTCATTATCAAGGACGGCAAGGTGGTGAGCAGCACCACGGGCTGGAGCAGTCGCTGGGGCTTGCAGCTGCGGCTGCTGTGGGCCAACTGGCAGGCCTGA
- a CDS encoding 1-acylglycerol-3-phosphate O-acyltransferase — MLKLARVLLLTLLLIFWFVFGLLLCLVRPRHPNNVYVFARMYHAVCPLIGLKVRVTIPDEVKSVGPAVYVCNHQSNFDIFTVTGAVRPGVVAVGKKSLLWLPFFGLIFWLSGNVLIDRSNRSRAIGTIGQVVDRIKHHGTSIWMFPEGTRSQGRGLLPFKAGAFHTAVQAEVPVVPIVCSSYFGQVDLNRWDNGEVLLEMLPPLCSKEHGAAGIRDLSDSCRAKMEAKLAELDGKLGHRPAA, encoded by the coding sequence ATGCTCAAACTTGCCCGTGTGCTGCTGCTTACCCTGCTGCTCATCTTCTGGTTCGTGTTTGGTCTGTTGCTCTGTCTGGTGCGTCCGCGCCACCCCAACAACGTCTATGTTTTCGCCCGCATGTACCATGCCGTCTGTCCGCTCATCGGGCTCAAGGTCCGGGTCACCATTCCGGACGAGGTCAAGTCGGTGGGGCCTGCCGTCTATGTCTGCAATCACCAGAGCAACTTCGACATCTTCACAGTGACCGGTGCCGTGCGCCCCGGCGTGGTGGCGGTGGGCAAGAAGAGCCTGCTGTGGCTGCCCTTCTTCGGCCTCATCTTCTGGCTCTCCGGCAACGTGCTGATCGACAGATCCAACCGCTCCCGCGCCATCGGCACCATAGGCCAGGTGGTGGATCGCATCAAGCACCACGGCACCTCCATCTGGATGTTCCCGGAAGGGACCCGCTCCCAGGGCCGCGGTCTGCTGCCGTTCAAGGCCGGCGCCTTCCACACCGCCGTCCAGGCCGAAGTGCCCGTGGTGCCTATCGTCTGCTCCAGCTACTTCGGTCAGGTTGACCTGAACCGCTGGGACAACGGCGAGGTGCTGCTGGAGATGCTGCCCCCCCTGTGCAGCAAGGAGCACGGCGCCGCCGGCATCCGCGATCTGTCGGATAGCTGCCGGGCCAAGATGGAAGCCAAGCTGGCGGAGCTGGATGGCAAGCTGGGCCATCGCCCGGCCGCCTGA
- a CDS encoding DsbA family protein → MKPTLLALTLLGTLLTPALHAAPFTPEQEARIKELIRETLVQNPKILDEAAESWEKQNAADQAAQLGDFIKGNQDVLFNSATSPRLGAKNPKLTLVLFTDYNCPYCKQFDPAVTKLLKAYPNDLGLVIKLLPFKGQTSAKAAQYSLTLWQQDPARFLALHDKLMSKQGMLTEADINKALAATGNVALKPEGKATEELRNSLRIGTLLGVQGTPATLIGNQLVPGALPYEQLEQLVKAELGKQI, encoded by the coding sequence ATGAAACCCACCCTGCTCGCCCTGACCCTGCTGGGCACACTCTTGACCCCGGCCCTGCACGCCGCCCCCTTCACCCCGGAGCAGGAGGCACGCATCAAGGAGCTCATTCGCGAAACCCTGGTCCAGAATCCGAAGATCCTGGATGAGGCGGCCGAATCCTGGGAGAAACAGAACGCCGCAGATCAGGCGGCCCAGCTCGGCGACTTCATCAAGGGCAACCAGGATGTGCTGTTCAACAGCGCCACCAGCCCGCGCCTGGGGGCCAAGAACCCCAAGCTGACCCTGGTGCTCTTCACCGACTACAACTGCCCCTACTGCAAGCAGTTCGACCCCGCGGTGACCAAGCTACTCAAGGCCTATCCGAACGATCTGGGGCTGGTGATCAAGCTGTTGCCGTTCAAGGGGCAGACCTCCGCCAAGGCGGCCCAGTACAGCCTGACCCTGTGGCAGCAGGATCCGGCCCGCTTCCTCGCCCTGCACGACAAGCTGATGAGCAAGCAGGGCATGCTGACCGAAGCGGACATCAACAAGGCGCTGGCGGCCACCGGCAATGTGGCGCTCAAGCCTGAGGGCAAGGCCACGGAGGAGCTGCGCAATAGCCTGCGCATCGGCACCTTGCTTGGGGTGCAGGGTACACCGGCGACGCTTATCGGCAACCAGCTGGTGCCGGGTGCCCTGCCCTATGAGCAGCTCGAGCAATTGGTGAAGGCCGAACTGGGCAAGCAGATATGA
- a CDS encoding DnaJ domain-containing protein, with product MNNYFRVLGVKSNASENDIKKAYRRLSNQYHPDKLHGASEEEKEQAAIKLHQVKKAYEVLSDPKARAAFIKDFNNVIVTDPAAAMQEMWDQFYP from the coding sequence ATGAACAACTACTTTCGGGTGCTGGGCGTCAAGTCCAACGCCAGCGAAAACGACATCAAGAAAGCCTATCGACGGCTCTCGAACCAGTACCACCCCGACAAGTTGCACGGGGCGAGCGAAGAAGAGAAAGAGCAGGCAGCCATCAAGCTGCATCAGGTGAAGAAGGCCTACGAGGTGCTTTCCGATCCCAAGGCGAGAGCCGCTTTTATCAAGGATTTCAACAACGTCATCGTGACCGATCCCGCTGCTGCCATGCAGGAGATGTGGGACCAATTCTACCCCTGA
- a CDS encoding glycine zipper 2TM domain-containing protein, with amino-acid sequence MALLIGLAACSGMSQQGKSTAVGAGIGAVGGSVLTGGSAAGTIGGAVVGGVIGHEIKK; translated from the coding sequence ATGGCCCTGCTGATTGGGCTGGCCGCCTGCTCCGGCATGTCGCAACAGGGCAAGAGTACCGCAGTGGGTGCCGGCATAGGTGCCGTCGGCGGCTCCGTCCTGACCGGAGGCAGCGCGGCTGGCACCATAGGTGGTGCCGTCGTCGGTGGCGTCATCGGCCACGAGATCAAGAAATAG